The genomic segment CCGCTGCCAAAAATCACGCGGATGTGACTGTGCTCACCAGCCCGGAGCAATACAACGTCGTTCTGGCAGCCCTTGCGGAGACCAGCGACGGCGTCCCGGTTGATCTGCGCAGACGTCTGGCACTCGAGGCTTTTCAGCACACCGCTGCCTACGACACAGCGATCAGCAACTGGATGGCTGATCAGAGTCCGCGACCCGGGAGCCCCTGGCTGACGGCCGTCCCCCTCAGGCAAACGTTGCGGTACGGTGAGAATCCGCACCAGAAGGCCCGTTGGTTCAGTCAGCCAAAACAGGGCTGGGGTGGTGCGATCCAGCTGCAGGGAAAGGAGCTCAGCACCAATAATTTGCTTGATCTGGAAGCCGCCCTGGCCTCGGTGAGGGAGTTCGGTTACGGCAGCGACGGCGAACACCCGGCGAGGCAACCGGCAGCCGTTGTCGTGAAGCACACCAATCCCTGTGGTGTCGCTGTCGCTGATGCTCTGCCGGCGGCGTTGACCCGGGCGCTTGATGGAGATCGCATCAGTGCGTTCGGGGGGATTGTTGCCATCAATGGTTGTGTGGAGGCCGCAGCTGCCCGTGAACTCACCAGTCTGTTTCTGGAGTGCGTGGTGGCCCCGGGCTTCAGTCCGGAGGCGCGTGAAATCCTTGCGGCGAAGCCCAATCTCCGTTTGCTGGAGCTTGCGCCAGCTGCGATCGACGCGGCCGGTCCGGATAATGTGCGCAGCATCCTCGGTGGACTGCTGGTGCAGGATCTTGACGATCGGCCTTGCGATTCCGATGCCTGGACGGTGGCGACCGAACGGCCGCCTTCACCCCAGGAACGACAGGACCTTGAATTTGCCTGGCGTCTGGTACGTCACGTGCGTTCCAACGCCATCGTCGTTGCGCGCGATGGCCAGAGCCTGGGTGTTGGAGCTGGCCAGATGAATCGCGTGGGCTCTGCACGGATCGCCCTGGAGGCTGCCGCCGATCAGGCCAAGGGGGCGGTTCTGGCCAGTGATGGCTTCTTTCCCTTCGATGACACCGTCCGTCTGGCGGCATCCCATGGCATCAGCGCTGTCATCCACCCTGGGGGCAGTTTGCGGGATGCCGAATCGATCAAAGCCTGCGATGAACTCGGAATGGCCATGTTGCTCACGGGTCGACGCCACTTCCTGCATTGACACAGATTGGGACCGTCGACCCCTAGCCTCGTCGGGTCGCTCCCCCGTCGTTCGATGCTGGCCACGCTCCCCTTCAGCTTCAACTTCTTTCACCCCTTGACGGAGTGGGCTCTGCTGGCCGTTGGAGGCTGGGCCCTGTATCTGGGGATCAAAGCCAAGAAGACACGGACGGGGACCCCAGAACAACGAAAAGAGCTGATCCCCGGAAAATTTGCCCAGCGGCACTACCGCTGGGGATCATTGTTTCTGGCTGTGATGAGTGTTGGGACCCTTGGAGGCATGGCCGTCACCTACCTCAACAACGGCAAACTGTTCGTGGGTCCACACCTGCTCGTGGGCCTTGCCATGACCGGCATGATCGCTGTCGCGGCTTCTCTTTCTCCCTTGATGCAACAGGGCAATTTGATTGCCAGAAAGGCTCATGTGGGACTGAACATGGGTGTACTCACCCTGTTTCTCTGGCAAGCCGTCAGCGGCATGGAGATCGTCAACAAGATCTGGTCGAATCGCTGAGGGATTCAGAAGGCCGCCCGTCGTCGTGGCGGGCACTGGAGACCGCGATTGGCATGGAAGTCCTCCTGGACTTTCCAGGTCAGTCGCCGTGAGATCTGGCGCACGATCTGCTTGAGAAGGTGGTCGCCGCTGGACTGCACGAGGCTGTCGGGGAGCATTGTGATCACACGGGGAAGCCGGATCCAGACCGAAAGATCGAGATCCCAGCTGACAGCCGTTGCCAGGGACGCATCGATGGATTCCTGAGAGGCCCAGGGCTTCAGTTCCATGCGCGCGCGAAAATCGACGTCGTAGTGATCGTTCAGAGCCGGGCTTTCCCCCTCTGTGCCGTCCTCGTTGAGATCAATGGTTTCGATGCGATACACCCGTTGCTGTACGGGAAGCAGTCGCAGTCCGATCGTGGGTTCAACCTCGAACCCGAAATTGCCGAACCGTCCGAGTGTCAGCCCGTAGGACTGGTGGTCGACGGCATGCACCTGCATGGGAGCCGCGCAGCGTTCAAACCAGTCTTCGTGGTGGTCGAGGTAGTCGGCCACAACCGACGTGGGGGCAAGCATCTCCATCTGGTCGGAGAATGTGCTCCGATAGCAACGGATCTGAGGGTCTGATCCATGGCGCAGGTGGTCGATGTCGTTGCGCGACAAAAGTGGCGAGGAACGGAAACTGGCGGCAGAAAGGCGGCTGAACCGGCGGTAAATGTGAAGCGATTGTAAAGCTCAGGTTTCGCTGAGACGCATCAGTTTCTCGATCACTTCCTCAACAGCGCGATCCGGGGTGGAGGCGCCGGACGTGATTCCCACGGACACCGGCCCTTGCGGTAGGAAGTTGGACTCGGTCGTCAGCTCTTCACCCAGTGGTTTGTGGTGGATCCGGTTGCTTTCGCTGATCCGATCAGGCGTGTCGATGTGGAAGGAACGGATCCCACGACTGATCGCGATTTCCTGGAGGTGGGTGGTGTTGGAGGAGTTGAAACCACCGATCACCACCATCAAATCCAGCGGTTCATCCACCAGCGAGAACATCGCGTCCTGGCGCTCCTGCGTTGCATCGCAGATCGTGTTGAAGGCGAGGAAGTGCTCGTTCAGCTGGCTGGGTCCGTACTTCCTCAGCATGGTGCGTTCAAACAGGCGCCCGATTTCCTCGGTTTCGCTCTTGAGCATCGTGGTCTGGTTGGCGACACCAAGGTGCTGAAGATCCCGATCCGGATCGAAGCCGGGGGAACTGGCCCGCGCAAAACGCGCCATGAAGCTCTCGCGGTCTCCACGACCGAGGATGTAGTCGGCAACGAGCTGGGCTTCTTCCAGATCGAGCACCACGAGATACGTTCCGGCGAAGGAGCTGGTCGCCAGAGTCTCTTCATGCTTCACCTTGCCGTGAATGATCGAGGTGAAGGCATGTTTCTTGTGCTTTTCCACCGTGGTCCAGACCTTCGACACCCAAGGACAGGTGGTGTCGACGATGTGACAGCCGCGCTCGTTGAGCAGCTGCATCTCCTGCACGGTGGCCCCGAAGGCAGGAAGAATCACAACGTCCCCTGAGCTGACTCCGGAGAAATCCTTCACTCCCTGGTCAACAGGGATGAACTGCACATCCATTTCACGCAGGTGGTCGTTGACGGACGGGTTGTGGATGATCTCATTGGTGATCCAAATCTTTTCGTCCGGATAGTGGCGGCGCGTTTCGTAGGCCATGGCCACAGCGCGCTCCACACCCCAGCAGAAGCCAAACGCTTCAGCCAGGCGGACGTTCAGGCGGCCGTGGCTCAGCTTGTAACCGTTGTCCCGGATTGTGCCGATCAGACCGCTCTGGTAGGCCTGCTCCAGGCTTTCCGCAACCTCCTCGGCGCGCCCGAAGCCACGTCGGTTGTAACGCTCGGAATGGTGTAAGGAGCGCTTGAAGGCGTGGGTGTCCATGGCTTGCGCTGTTTGACACGACTCTATGGGGGTTCCGGCGACTGCATTGCATCAAAAAGCCCGGCTCTGATGAGCCGGGCGCGGATACAGACAAACGTCTGTGGTCTGAATCAGTTGTTGGTTGTGGAGAAGCCTGCGTAGGCCTCCATTCCGTGTTCGCCGATATCGAGACCTTCGATCTCTTCGTCCTCGGTGACGCGGATGCCACCGAAGAGAGCACCGATGATCTGCCAGGCGATGTAGCAGGTCACAATCGTCCAGATGGCGTAGGCGCCTGCTCCGAGAGCCTGCTTGCCGAGCTGTGCGATGCCGCCGCCGTTGAACAGGCCGAGACCGGCACCGTCTCCCTGGATGGCTTTGCCCCAGAGGCCGATCACCAGAGTTCCCCAGACACCACAGACGCCGTGGACTGAGAAGGCTCCAACAGGATCATCGATTCCGGCGGAATCGAGAGCGGCAACTGCGAAGACGACAATGATGCCGCCCACCAGACCGGCGACCCAGGCGCCACCGAAGGTAAGATCACCACAACCGGCGGTCACGCTGACCAGGCCAGCCAGGATGCCGTTGATGATCATGGTGAGATCAGGCTTCTTCGAGGTGATTGTGGAGATCACCGTGGCTCCGATGGCACCACCGGCTGCACCAAGCGTTGTGGTCACAGCGACGTAGGCAACCCATTGGTCCATGGCCAGCTGGGAACCAGGGTTGAAGCCATACCAGCCGATCCAGAGGATCAGGGCACCGAGGGTGGCAATGGACATGTTGTGGCCGGGAATGGCCTGAACGGATCCATTCGTGTATTTCCCGATCCTGGGTCCAAGCAGCATGGCGCCAACCAGGCCGGCCCAGGCTCCAACGGAGTGCACGATGGACGAACCGGCGAAATCGATGAAACCGAGTGAATCGAGCCAGCCACCGTTCCATTTCCAGCTACCGGCAATGGGGTAGATGAACGCTGTGAGAACGAGAGCGAAGAGCACGAACTCACCGAACTTGATCCGCTCGGCGACGAGGCCGGACACGATCGTGGCTGCCGTTCCGGCGAAGGCCGCCTGGAAGAGGAAGTCAACACTGGGGACCAGGCCTGCATCGCTGATCGTTTCAGCGCTGACGGTCGGATCGAAGAACAGACCGCCGAAATAGATCCAGCCGTTATCACCGTCGCCGTACATCAGTGAATAGCCGATAACCCAGTAGGCGGTCACCGCAAGGGCGAAGACGAACAGGTTCTTGGACAGAATATTGACGGCGTTTTTCTGCCGGCACATTCCGGCTTCCACCATGGCGAAGCCGGCATTCATGAAGATCACCAGAATCGTGGCAACCAGCAGCCAGAGATTGTTGGCCAGAAAGGCTGCATTGAGTTCCGGCAGTTCTTCGGCTTTGGCAGCGAAAGTGAAGATTCCCAGACCCAACAGGGCGACCGGGACGCATGCGAGCCAGACCAGGGAGCGATGGGAGCTGAAACCTCTGATGCTTTTGAGCAGCATCATCGGACCCTCGAGAAGACTGGCTTCTTGAAGTGTTTTTCGACGCCGGACCGGCGGCGCCTGAGTGGCAGTTGTCATGAACGAAGGGGGCAGAACTGCTAAACGAGCAAGGCCTTGAATCCCTGCTTACCCCTCCACGGTGGCGACGGTCCGCCAGTGTTCATGTTCTAATTGATACAGAACTTGAAACTTGTATCAACGGCCGCAGGGACTCCCAGCGAATCGAGTTCAGCCCGTAACGGAAGCAGCAGGGCAGCACCTCCACGCCCGTCTTCACAGCTTCCCTGAACAGCTCTCCGTAACGGGGATCAGCGGCATCGCCCGGAGCAAAGGCTTTCACATCCGCACGGCTGAGGCAGGGAACAAGAACCGCCCTTGCCTCTGGCAGGACGCCCATCATTTCCAAGAGATGTTTCTGGCCGCGTTCGGTCACCGTGTCGGGAAACAGGGCGGTCGTTCCGTCGGTCCAGGTGGTGTTTTTCACCTCCAGATAGATCGCACGTGGGTCGGGGTTGCTCTCCGCGGGGGTGAGGAGCAGATCAATCCTGCTGCGCCGCTTCACGCCGTAGGGAACCTCAGGGCGAATCCCGGCAATGGGACCCAGCTGCTGATCGAGATGGCCCGCTTCGATCGCGGCACGGATCAGGCGGTTCGGTAAGGCGGTGTTGATGCCCACCCAGCAGGGTGTCCCGTCAACTCCGGGAACTTCCGCCTGCTCCCAGGTCCAGGCCAGCTTTCGCTTCGGAGACGGGGCATGTCTGAGTCGAACCCTCTGGCCTGGGATCAAAACACCGGTCATTGGTCCTGTGTTGGCGCAGTGGGCTGTGATCTGTTGACCGTTGCTCAGTTCCACATCGGCCAGGAAGCGCTTGTAGCGGTTGATCAGAACCCCTTCCACAAGCGGCTCAAAACTGAGCAACGGTTTGCTCTCGGAGGCGGGGCCGGTCATGGCGCTAGCTGGGATTCGTCCATGGTGCCCCTGAACAAGCCCAAAATGCGCGGATCCTCAATGGGCTCGGATGGCGCGATCACTCAAGGGCATTGCCCTGGTCGTCACCCTTGGAACGCTGCTGAGCAAGTTTGGTGGACTGATTCGTCAGTTGGTGATCGCCGCCGCCTTCGGTGTCGGCGCGGCATACGACGCCTACAACTATGCCTACGTGTTGCCGGGTTTTCTGCTCATCCTGCTCGGCGGAATCAACGGGCCCTTCCACAGCGCCATGGTGAGCGTGCTGAGTCGTCGACCGCGTGCAGAAGGTGCTCACATCCTCGCGGCTCTGAACACCAGCGTCAGTGCCCTGCTGTTGGGCGTCACCGCTGTTCTGGTTCTTGCTGCGGACCCAATGATCACGCTGGTTGGCCCAGGATTGAACAGCGAATTGCATCGCATCGCTGTTGTGCAGCTGCAGGTGATGGCTCCGATGGCATTGCTGGCCGGTCTCATCGGTCTTGGCTTCGGATCCCTCAATGCAGCCGATGAGTTCTGGATTCCGGCCGTCTCTCCCTTGATGTCAAGCCTTGCCTTGATCATGGGCGTTGGACTGCTCTGGTGGCAGCTGGGTGATGGAATCGCCCTGCCCGTCAATGCCCTGCTGGGCGGAGCGGTGCTGGCCGCAGCCACCCTGATGGGGGCGCTGTTCCAGTGGTTGATTCAGTTGCCGGCCTTGATCCGGCAGGGTCTGGCCCGTTTTCAGTTGGTTTGGGACTGGCGTCATCCCGGAGTAAGGGAGGTCTGGCGGGTGATGGGACCGGCCACGTTGTCGTCGGGGATGCTGCAGATCAATGTGTTCACCGATTTGTTCTTCGCATCCGGGATCGCCGGTGCCGCAGCTGGACTCGGTTACGCCAATCTGCTTGTGCAGACGCCGCTGGGACTGATTTCCAATGCCCTGCTGGTGCCGTTGTTGCCAACATTTTCAAGGCTGACGGCGCTGGAGGATCGGCCTGAGCTCGTCGCGCGGATTCGCCAGGGCCTCATGCTGTCGATCACCTCGATGGTGCCGCTTGGAGGTCTGTTCATCGCCCTTGGAGCCCCTGTGGTGGTGCTGGTCTACGCCCGGGGTGCCTTCGACAATGAGGCCGTACGCCTTGTCACGGGCTTGCTAATGGCCTATGGCCTGGGCATGCCGGCGTATCTCGCGAGAGATGTGCTCGTGCGGGTGTTTTACGCGCTTGGCGATGGAACCACGCCATTCCGCCTCTCGCTGGCCGGCATCGGCCTCAACGTCGTCTTCGATTGGTTGCTTGTGGGCGGTCCCTCGCCCTGGGGCGATCAGCTCCCATTCAGCTTTGGAGCGCCTGGACTTGTCTTGGCCACCGTGGCGATCAATGTGATCACCTGTGCGGCTTTGCTGGTGGCTTTGCAGCGCAGGCTCGTGATTTTGCCCCTGACGGTTT from the Synechococcus sp. KORDI-100 genome contains:
- the purH gene encoding bifunctional phosphoribosylaminoimidazolecarboxamide formyltransferase/IMP cyclohydrolase, producing MAPFALLSVSDKTGLVPLAEALHRRHGYQLLSSGGTAKVLEAAGLPVTRVSDHTGAPEILGGRVKTLHPRVHGGILAKREDPEHRADLDQQGIVAIDLVVVNLYPFRETIAKADVSWDEAIENIDIGGPAMVRAAAKNHADVTVLTSPEQYNVVLAALAETSDGVPVDLRRRLALEAFQHTAAYDTAISNWMADQSPRPGSPWLTAVPLRQTLRYGENPHQKARWFSQPKQGWGGAIQLQGKELSTNNLLDLEAALASVREFGYGSDGEHPARQPAAVVVKHTNPCGVAVADALPAALTRALDGDRISAFGGIVAINGCVEAAAARELTSLFLECVVAPGFSPEAREILAAKPNLRLLELAPAAIDAAGPDNVRSILGGLLVQDLDDRPCDSDAWTVATERPPSPQERQDLEFAWRLVRHVRSNAIVVARDGQSLGVGAGQMNRVGSARIALEAAADQAKGAVLASDGFFPFDDTVRLAASHGISAVIHPGGSLRDAESIKACDELGMAMLLTGRRHFLH
- a CDS encoding DUF1997 domain-containing protein, whose protein sequence is MLAPTSVVADYLDHHEDWFERCAAPMQVHAVDHQSYGLTLGRFGNFGFEVEPTIGLRLLPVQQRVYRIETIDLNEDGTEGESPALNDHYDVDFRARMELKPWASQESIDASLATAVSWDLDLSVWIRLPRVITMLPDSLVQSSGDHLLKQIVRQISRRLTWKVQEDFHANRGLQCPPRRRAAF
- the sfsA gene encoding DNA/RNA nuclease SfsA; translated protein: MTGPASESKPLLSFEPLVEGVLINRYKRFLADVELSNGQQITAHCANTGPMTGVLIPGQRVRLRHAPSPKRKLAWTWEQAEVPGVDGTPCWVGINTALPNRLIRAAIEAGHLDQQLGPIAGIRPEVPYGVKRRSRIDLLLTPAESNPDPRAIYLEVKNTTWTDGTTALFPDTVTERGQKHLLEMMGVLPEARAVLVPCLSRADVKAFAPGDAADPRYGELFREAVKTGVEVLPCCFRYGLNSIRWESLRPLIQVSSSVSIRT
- a CDS encoding 4-hydroxy-3-methylbut-2-enyl diphosphate reductase; protein product: MDTHAFKRSLHHSERYNRRGFGRAEEVAESLEQAYQSGLIGTIRDNGYKLSHGRLNVRLAEAFGFCWGVERAVAMAYETRRHYPDEKIWITNEIIHNPSVNDHLREMDVQFIPVDQGVKDFSGVSSGDVVILPAFGATVQEMQLLNERGCHIVDTTCPWVSKVWTTVEKHKKHAFTSIIHGKVKHEETLATSSFAGTYLVVLDLEEAQLVADYILGRGDRESFMARFARASSPGFDPDRDLQHLGVANQTTMLKSETEEIGRLFERTMLRKYGPSQLNEHFLAFNTICDATQERQDAMFSLVDEPLDLMVVIGGFNSSNTTHLQEIAISRGIRSFHIDTPDRISESNRIHHKPLGEELTTESNFLPQGPVSVGITSGASTPDRAVEEVIEKLMRLSET
- a CDS encoding ammonium transporter, with product MTTATQAPPVRRRKTLQEASLLEGPMMLLKSIRGFSSHRSLVWLACVPVALLGLGIFTFAAKAEELPELNAAFLANNLWLLVATILVIFMNAGFAMVEAGMCRQKNAVNILSKNLFVFALAVTAYWVIGYSLMYGDGDNGWIYFGGLFFDPTVSAETISDAGLVPSVDFLFQAAFAGTAATIVSGLVAERIKFGEFVLFALVLTAFIYPIAGSWKWNGGWLDSLGFIDFAGSSIVHSVGAWAGLVGAMLLGPRIGKYTNGSVQAIPGHNMSIATLGALILWIGWYGFNPGSQLAMDQWVAYVAVTTTLGAAGGAIGATVISTITSKKPDLTMIINGILAGLVSVTAGCGDLTFGGAWVAGLVGGIIVVFAVAALDSAGIDDPVGAFSVHGVCGVWGTLVIGLWGKAIQGDGAGLGLFNGGGIAQLGKQALGAGAYAIWTIVTCYIAWQIIGALFGGIRVTEDEEIEGLDIGEHGMEAYAGFSTTNN
- the murJ gene encoding murein biosynthesis integral membrane protein MurJ, with protein sequence MARSLKGIALVVTLGTLLSKFGGLIRQLVIAAAFGVGAAYDAYNYAYVLPGFLLILLGGINGPFHSAMVSVLSRRPRAEGAHILAALNTSVSALLLGVTAVLVLAADPMITLVGPGLNSELHRIAVVQLQVMAPMALLAGLIGLGFGSLNAADEFWIPAVSPLMSSLALIMGVGLLWWQLGDGIALPVNALLGGAVLAAATLMGALFQWLIQLPALIRQGLARFQLVWDWRHPGVREVWRVMGPATLSSGMLQINVFTDLFFASGIAGAAAGLGYANLLVQTPLGLISNALLVPLLPTFSRLTALEDRPELVARIRQGLMLSITSMVPLGGLFIALGAPVVVLVYARGAFDNEAVRLVTGLLMAYGLGMPAYLARDVLVRVFYALGDGTTPFRLSLAGIGLNVVFDWLLVGGPSPWGDQLPFSFGAPGLVLATVAINVITCAALLVALQRRLVILPLTVWAVDAVKLCVAGLLAALPAWWFQGTVAWSAALVGQALQVALPGLLGLVLFGLLGSTFGVPEVSDLGRALRRRISTH
- a CDS encoding DUF4079 domain-containing protein, which produces MLATLPFSFNFFHPLTEWALLAVGGWALYLGIKAKKTRTGTPEQRKELIPGKFAQRHYRWGSLFLAVMSVGTLGGMAVTYLNNGKLFVGPHLLVGLAMTGMIAVAASLSPLMQQGNLIARKAHVGLNMGVLTLFLWQAVSGMEIVNKIWSNR